The Erigeron canadensis isolate Cc75 chromosome 1, C_canadensis_v1, whole genome shotgun sequence genome segment agatattacgggcacccatctagatcgtatctacattattgtcttgcaatttattttcttcaaacaattggtacatcatgtttcttttctatttcattgattattttgaattgatcatgagtggctaactgtttaatcatccaccttgatgaaacgagacggataatgtgattgctatatttttaattcaaaagggtttatttaattaccgttgttccgtgatcttgatgattttaattcttttcaattaattaacgtcgatattggttgcatatgattcttggttggtggtaccagttgaatgtgtatgtgattttaagacggttacttgtctataagtaattatcactagttcatggtatgatagtgaatatcattttaagaaaagattaaatttgtcaacgtgattaaTATTGGTTGGTGgaaccacgttattgtcacataggttcaattgataatttgagagtcaataaaactgattattaggaggattgtcttggtcttggtggtactggcttgggtaattcgaatagtagttaggtgattcgataattgttcacggttggtggtaccacgtgagtagtgtaatcttgtcacgactatcttttaaactctagtatcaaatgcaatcacatttgaagtcaagggaagtcaaggtggatgacttttaattacatTGTCTGaacttgtcttttaaatttatgcaatcatcTTGCAAATCaacttatttaattgtcaaaggggaatttcgaagcaacacctgttttccataCCATTTAACAAGCacctaatcatttcacagtccctgagaacgaactcaaaCTTACCTCtcaactatattacaaacgatcgggtccactgcccgtgagtgcgtagtagtgagttctttggtaattttagtttataaatttaaagctcgattttgcacatcaaccCGATTCTTACAGTTATCAGATACAGGAGTACGAGATTACAGGTTCAGTCGCCACCAGCTCACATATTCCACGtcggaaataattaaaaagaaaatagagtatttactggctaatgatggaacaagtcactttttaatgttttaaactcttttaccaagttacttccatacaatatccaaaactgatagttggttcctacaatagacatttgACCATGCTTAGTTACATTTTCATGCACTTAAGTATTTACCGGCTAATGATGAAACAtgtcactttttaatgttttagactcttttaccaagttacttccatacaatatccaaaactgaTAGTTGGTTCATACAATATACATTTGAccatacttagttacatttcTAGGCACTTATCCCATTATATTAACGtaaaaacttaatatgtttatctcacgtattacgcgagacaataatctagttataaaGTATAATAACTATAACTTAAATATCTCCATATGATCAAGTTGGAAAAAGGAACCAATAAGCTTTCATCAGAAGAACAAAAGTGATCATGTAATAATTTATAGGGACGTTTTATAATTTAGATTGTACTACATTTATATATACGGGATAttataacacttttaaaataaaataaattgttaaattttaaatgttataaatGGAGGTACATCAAAACAAAAGAATATAATTCTAAACATCAAATGCATATATTGTACGTATTTGAAACTTAAGATACTTTTCGATCTTACTCCAGATATTGCAACATATAATTATTCATACTTCAAAAGTGGACATTGTAGTTATAAACCAACTGTTagataaaaagtaataataatactttACATGACTAGTGTACCATTTATTTCATATACCGATTTATggtgaaaaaaaattatgaattcTTAAACAGATTTTACAAACTATATATTTGATTGAAAAGACTTTACAAACTATATTGATTcaagaaaattatttaaaacccatgatcaaataaaaaaaatgaagtttaaGATACAATCTAATAAAACttcaataataatagtaaattactatatattaattaataaaattttaagtaaataaatgtttatattttataaaagacaaaaagttttaaatactttctaaaagaaaaatgtttttaaataatatgttgaaacttttttaattaaataaatgataaagatCTTAAAAATTTTTATCAAGTTGATGTCTACAAActgtaatatttaaaatttaagtaCTTTGTGatattaaaaagtgtaaattattgatgaaatattaaaacaaataatttaatgagactttttttaaaaataataatatatatactaatatactaatatatttaatgattaaatattgGTTAAATACATTaacctaaataaataaaaattagtttataattttattattaatatattactaaGAGGATGTAACTGTGGTGTTTTGAATGCTAACTACTCActcattagttaaaaaaataataataacgtaAGAATTAGTTTAGATTTTAATATGGTTATAGTATGTGGGACTTAGCTTAAATTAAGACTAgtattgtacccgcgcgatgcagcggcgGATTGGTGGTGACGACTACTGGTGGTGATGACAACGGTCGTGGTGGTGACGAACTGTTGGTATTGGTGGGTGTAAGTAATTTatttaatgtaattgatgtaaaggggtAGTGAAGATATTTTAGAAGGTAATGGattaataatgtaaattaatttattaagggtaaaatggtaattttgcatctaCCACTTTTAGGagagaaagtgataattattataatatagtatagataaggaTAGATTATTTTAGTggatatattagctattattcttgATTTTGGTATATTGAAAtgactagctaatcaacccagGTTCAATCCGGacattttaactaaaattttaaaacaaaaaaaattcttaaaaagtgtatataatttttgttattgatatattataactcggcttggaaatattaaattgattaacacaataatttataaatattagtaCCTCACTACAAAAGAGTGGACAAATGAGatattacaaaataattatcaaagttcatactaaaaagtgtgaacttttagttctacacactttttttgtgtaaagaaatttatacacacttttatttatatatatttttatacacaaaaaaagtcaaaatttttaatttgttcacactcattaaaattgtgaacaaatgcagtattgtttgtagtgcctattgcattaacaaaacataaaaaaacttttcatgatattatattaaaaagaatttactttgtttttaataaaagaataaagttgtagacatcataataaaataaaacattatgaAGATATTTAATgggctatttatctttaaaaatattattaactaaatatgacatcataaatagaataaaaacattttgaaaaaatttatagacatgacacatcataattgtttctaaaaatagtttaaaaaacaattcttctttattatatataaagattaggtaaaagatataaatttgtgataaaaaaaattattataaaataaagtcAAAATCGAAagcaaaaattaatataaagaaatcaaaaattGTGATTAGTTGATAAGTAGTTATTAATTAGAACAATTGTGTATTGGTATGTAAGAAGATTTCGAAAGAGGGATGATCTTTATCACACAAATTTTGTTGTCATATATACActataatatatacattatataagGAAAAATTGAATATAAGACACTTATGCACCCAACTTAAGTAAAAAATCCATCACATACTAATTctttaatacttttaataaatgtTGGGGCTCCCATGTTTTTTGTGGTTTAAAAAATGGCATGTAAGgggttttcacccaacttagacGTCTAACAGcgtcatattcccttccccttatataattatatagttttatgtATGTctaaaatattttgtttatagaggCCAATCCTTTTTCTAAAAAGTTTAATCATACTtacatattataatattatctaTATCCGAGATCTATACAAGTGTATGGGTCACAATATTTCTCTTTCTAATTATTTGAGTTGGTGAAAATTTCCCCCGAATTTATGGATTCTTTTAAGTTAATATAGTAGCCTTGCATGCATGTATAAAAAGGTTGATCAGAcattcactcaataatcacttAGAGTTTCTTACCCAAAATGGGGAAGCATCAATGGGTTATATTTATAGTCATACTTTTGAACATAGATACCTACATTGTGTCTCTTGCTTGTCCCACATGTGAACCCCCCATATCAACACCACCGATTGTCAAGCCACCACCAAAATCATCACCTCCTTATGTTCCAAAACCACCAACCACCACTCCTACTACTCCAACCCCACCTATTGTTAAACCACCTTATGTTCCTAAACCTCCATTTATACATCCACCAATTGTCAAGCCACCAATTGTACATCCGCCCACCGTCAAACCACCCTATGTACATCCGCCGATCGTCAAGCCACCTTATGTCCCTAAACCACCTATTATACATCCACCAATCGTTAAACCGCCAAAACCACCAACCACCACCCCTAGTACTCCAACGCCACCATCTGTTAAACCACCTTATGCCCCTAAACCTCCATTTATACATCCACCAATCGTCAAGCCGCCAATTGTTAAACCACCAGTCGTGCATCCACCTATCGTAAAACCACCCTATGTACATCCGCCGATTGTCAAACCACCTTATTTCCCCAAACCCCCAATAATACATCCACCAATCGTTAAGCCGCCAATTGCTCCACCTTATGTCCCTAAACCGCCTTTTGTACATCCTCCAATAGTTAAACCACCTTATGTCCCTAAACCTCCTTTTATACATCCACCACTTGTCAAGCCGCCACCCTTTGTACATCCACCATTTTGGCCAAAACCACCTTCTATGTTTCCACCAATAGTATTGCCACCAATGTATCCATACTACATatcaccaccaccgccttcgccaccaccatcaccggtCATTAAACCACCATCTCCTAATTTACCAATAGGGCATCCACCATCACCACCCTATGTAAAACTGCCACCTCATCCACCAACAGGGCATCCTCCATCAAAAGTAAAGCCACCACCAGTCATAAAACCATGTCCTCCTCCACCGCCTCCAGTTGAAAAGCCATGCCCGCCACCTCCTTCACCACCTCTACCCTGCCCGCCACCACTTATATCAGAAGAACAAAAATCATAGAATGAAAATCTGTAATCTTTAATGAGAAATAAAATGGTTTACCTTCTTTTATATATGcacacatttaattaattatcatcGATTAGTTCCTCTATCAAAAGAAAGGTGAAACCTATTAACTTTTGATGTGTGCTATatgttaatttatataatatcttGTTTATTGTttgaaataatttattaattataacatttttatttttattgtgtgtgtaaaaaaagttgattgagtatttataaattaacttaACGTATGTTTAATggtaatcatttttaaattaactTAACGTATGTATAATGGTAATCATTTAACAATAGTtcctaaatctatatatacattgaCGACCTTTGAGGAAACAATTATTGAAGTTCTAGAAATAACgttaaaagatataattagGGGTCAAAAGTGACCGATTTCAAAGataacactaaaaaaaatactttttcaAAGAGACTACGAGAAAACTACACTCTTAAGCGACAAATCGGGGGTGGGccccaactaaattgtatatatatatggtgagttTCATGTGAGAGAGctattcacatatgaatatTGGTAAGTTATAGTATAATTTCACCAGTTCATATATTAGCAATTTTGTCACATATATCATTCACATATTAACATAAGTTATTAGCTAAAGGTTCTCGTAGTTCTTACAATTCAGATGGTTCTTACAtgaaccttatatatatatatagagagagagagagggggggggtggttattgtaaaacaagtattaaagtaatacaaataagacaaaatcttgACTTTTAGATCGTGATAAAGTTGATGCACTAAGATTCACGAAACACAGGTATTATAATGAtgcacaagtatatatatatatatatatatagagagagagagagagagagagagttggttattgtaaaacaagtattaaagtaatacaaataagacaaaatcttgACTTGTCTCCTTGCTCATTCCCGTTAGGCTGAAGTCTTTGGCCAAATcgtgataaaattgatgcactaAGATTCACGAAACACAAGTATTATAATGATGTACGATAATTTTCTTAATGCAaagtgattttcagtgaaaagaaacctaatgttttatttattttactttaatagttatTTCTTTTACAtagaacctatatatataatctctaatctctaatctatatctatattccattataaaacaaactcattTTTTCCACCTTAATTAAAAACTTGATaagtctaaaatacccttacctatattttaatttttataacacACCTTCTAAAATACCTACCTTAccctttattaaaaatttaacctATTCACAAAACATACGCTCCTTCACCCTATCTATCGTTGGCTCGCTGCTTAGTGAGGGAAATTGGTTTGTTTCATtttgaaatatagatatataccacCTATGGGTTTTTCGTGCATCCACACAATGAGAAGGTATCGCCTCATTCAACCgccatttttttaaagatttcgTTGCATGTATAATACtagtatataataaagaaaagcttaaatcaatatttaagaattaaaaCCCTTGTATGACTTTCACTCCATGCATATTAGCATTGATAAAGAAAAATTGTCATAATTAGATTAGCTATTTTGTTTCTAATGATCACCTATATATTTAAGGAAACCATTATTCCATTAATAAAGATGATTATTTTatgaagtta includes the following:
- the LOC122585568 gene encoding repetitive proline-rich cell wall protein-like; the encoded protein is MGKHQWVIFIVILLNIDTYIVSLACPTCEPPISTPPIVKPPPKSSPPYVPKPPTTTPTTPTPPIVKPPYVPKPPFIHPPIVKPPIVHPPTVKPPYVHPPIVKPPYVPKPPIIHPPIVKPPKPPTTTPSTPTPPSVKPPYAPKPPFIHPPIVKPPIVKPPVVHPPIVKPPYVHPPIVKPPYFPKPPIIHPPIVKPPIAPPYVPKPPFVHPPIVKPPYVPKPPFIHPPLVKPPPFVHPPFWPKPPSMFPPIVLPPMYPYYISPPPPSPPPSPVIKPPSPNLPIGHPPSPPYVKLPPHPPTGHPPSKVKPPPVIKPCPPPPPPVEKPCPPPPSPPLPCPPPLISEEQKS